A genomic region of Brachyspira pilosicoli contains the following coding sequences:
- a CDS encoding ABC transporter ATP-binding protein produces MDNNVILKLENVKKYFRPHSNIIESLIKKTKEIKAVDDVSLEIKRGEILAIIGESGSGKTTIGKLIMKLIEPTFGNIVFENESINNFDKEKIKKYRQNVQMIFQDPYASMNPRFKIRDVLKEALYIHNIEGNEKDYDEMVIKALQDVKINPPEEFMDRYPHMLSGGQRQRIATARALILNPKLIVADEPVSMIDLSTRAEILYMMKEVQMQKQLSYIYITHDLSTAKYFADRIAVMYLGSIVEIGEANEIIENPKHPYTKALISAVPDVSTGRANIIKELPIKGEIPNASNIPTGCRFHTRCIYAKPECQNTKVVLKDVNSNHQSACLFFDSI; encoded by the coding sequence ATGGATAATAATGTAATATTAAAACTTGAAAATGTAAAAAAATATTTTAGGCCTCATAGCAATATAATAGAAAGTTTAATAAAAAAAACAAAAGAAATTAAAGCGGTTGATGATGTAAGTTTAGAAATAAAAAGAGGAGAAATACTTGCCATTATAGGAGAATCAGGAAGCGGGAAAACAACTATTGGCAAATTGATAATGAAATTAATAGAACCTACTTTTGGAAATATTGTATTTGAAAATGAAAGCATTAATAATTTTGATAAAGAAAAAATAAAAAAATATAGACAAAATGTACAGATGATATTTCAAGACCCTTATGCATCAATGAATCCAAGATTTAAAATAAGAGATGTGTTAAAAGAGGCACTTTATATTCATAATATAGAAGGAAATGAAAAAGATTATGATGAAATGGTAATAAAGGCTTTGCAAGATGTAAAGATTAATCCTCCTGAAGAGTTTATGGATAGATATCCGCACATGCTTTCTGGAGGGCAGCGTCAAAGAATTGCAACTGCACGTGCTTTAATACTTAATCCGAAATTAATTGTAGCAGATGAGCCTGTATCTATGATAGATTTGTCTACAAGAGCAGAAATACTCTATATGATGAAAGAAGTGCAAATGCAAAAACAATTAAGCTATATTTATATTACTCATGATTTGTCAACTGCTAAATATTTTGCAGATAGAATAGCAGTAATGTATTTGGGAAGTATTGTAGAGATAGGAGAAGCTAATGAAATAATAGAAAACCCTAAACACCCATACACAAAAGCATTAATCTCGGCAGTGCCAGATGTTTCTACTGGAAGGGCAAATATTATTAAAGAACTTCCAATAAAAGGAGAAATTCCTAATGCATCAAACATACCAACTGGATGCAGATTTCACACAAGATGCATATATGCAAAACCTGAATGCCAAAATACAAAAGTGGTATTAAAAGACGTAAACAGCAATCATCAATCAGCTTGCCTATTTTTCGACAGCATATAA
- a CDS encoding ankyrin repeat domain-containing protein, which yields MNNNNQYDENKKYLFKVIIIALAIIFILLIGAGILVGTFLFITNRANLNKMAENYEIYDEAIYNKKYGDSVVKEFVNNYGADVNETDIENRTPLYHAVEANNIKAVKFLIENKADTEISSDEGITPLILAIKNNNKKIAELLIKEGSANVYGSYTGDDIKNYPMYYAISQTNKNMIKLLLDNSFDLKREPAILSYAIENSDRSIVKYLVDNGADINYQNADGSTVLYNSIVSLDYDLFKYFLDKGSKIENNSFNKKYGNIIMAAAGSKFNNTSSKQPVDLVLLQNGSGNSAKIMNDIITNFNKNDINSYINGMNALIIASGNSYIDTVRILLENGADVNSYDNDGWTSLMYAANNGDIELAKLLISNNANVNIQSYDYSTALMCAIKSPIIKNRIPMIELLIANKADINTTDANGLGALNIAIMNNDMELTKFFITNKADLNKTTMEDGSSLIEYAINTDNIDLLQLLVENGADINRANDISSLTPLMRASRTGLENIVRILISRNVELNTADKYGNTALHMAAENSQLNIVKLLLNKKPELNIQNQYGDTPLHNAVRAGSVDIVSELVIAGADINIKNNNGKLPIDIARDNNSLAIYEVLKQAEDNK from the coding sequence ATGAATAATAATAATCAATATGATGAAAATAAAAAATACTTATTTAAAGTAATAATTATAGCATTAGCAATTATTTTTATATTATTAATTGGTGCAGGAATACTTGTCGGCACATTTTTATTTATAACAAATAGAGCCAATTTAAATAAAATGGCAGAAAATTATGAGATATATGATGAAGCCATATACAATAAAAAATATGGAGATAGCGTTGTAAAAGAGTTTGTAAATAATTATGGTGCTGATGTTAATGAAACTGATATAGAAAATAGAACTCCTCTCTATCATGCTGTGGAAGCAAACAATATAAAGGCTGTTAAGTTTTTAATAGAAAATAAGGCAGACACAGAAATATCAAGCGATGAAGGAATTACTCCTCTCATATTAGCAATAAAAAATAATAATAAAAAAATAGCAGAACTTTTAATAAAAGAAGGAAGCGCTAATGTGTATGGTTCTTATACTGGAGATGATATAAAAAATTATCCTATGTATTATGCAATATCCCAAACAAATAAAAATATGATAAAATTATTATTAGATAATTCATTTGATTTAAAAAGAGAGCCTGCTATTTTAAGTTATGCTATTGAAAATAGTGATAGAAGCATAGTTAAATATTTAGTAGATAATGGTGCGGATATTAATTATCAAAATGCTGATGGAAGCACTGTATTATATAATTCTATAGTATCATTAGATTATGATTTATTTAAATACTTTTTAGACAAGGGTTCAAAAATAGAAAATAATAGCTTTAATAAAAAATATGGAAATATTATAATGGCTGCTGCGGGTTCTAAGTTTAATAATACTTCAAGCAAACAGCCTGTGGATTTGGTGCTTCTTCAAAATGGTTCGGGGAACAGTGCTAAAATAATGAATGATATTATAACTAACTTTAATAAAAATGATATTAACAGTTATATAAATGGAATGAATGCTTTAATAATAGCTTCAGGCAATTCATATATAGACACTGTGAGAATACTTTTAGAAAATGGTGCTGATGTTAATTCCTATGACAATGATGGTTGGACTTCTCTTATGTATGCTGCTAATAACGGAGATATAGAATTAGCTAAGTTGCTTATTTCTAATAATGCAAATGTTAATATTCAAAGTTATGATTATAGTACAGCGTTAATGTGTGCTATAAAAAGCCCTATTATAAAAAACAGAATACCTATGATAGAGTTATTAATAGCAAACAAAGCTGATATTAATACAACAGATGCTAATGGGCTTGGTGCTTTAAATATTGCTATAATGAATAACGACATGGAATTAACAAAATTCTTTATCACTAACAAAGCAGATTTAAATAAAACAACTATGGAAGATGGAAGCTCTTTAATAGAATATGCTATTAATACTGATAATATAGACTTGCTTCAGCTTTTAGTTGAAAATGGTGCTGATATTAACAGAGCAAATGATATATCAAGTTTAACGCCATTAATGAGAGCTTCAAGAACAGGACTTGAAAATATCGTGAGAATATTAATCTCAAGAAATGTAGAATTAAATACTGCAGATAAATATGGAAACACTGCTTTGCATATGGCAGCCGAAAACTCTCAATTAAATATTGTAAAACTTTTGCTTAATAAAAAACCAGAGCTAAACATACAAAATCAATATGGAGATACTCCTTTGCATAATGCTGTTAGAGCTGGAAGCGTTGATATAGTAAGCGAACTTGTTATAGCTGGTGCTGATATTAATATAAAAAACAACAATGGAAAATTGCCTATAGATATAGCAAGAGATAATAACAGTTTGGCTATATATGAAGTATTAAAGCAAGCTGAAGATAATAAATAA
- a CDS encoding DUF2147 domain-containing protein, with protein sequence MKKIILLIIIFSSYLCAANNAKDIEGFWAMPDKPKGRMKVAKIIVINNKLYAYAIDFQDDVKTTLDIHNPDKTLRNKDLRGLTFIYDVEFKDGEWQTGRIYHTDQGSSYYAKITLSDDKKSLSLKASLDKGGVVGASVKWTRLSEEEAKKYNDIPISSLRTVEGKPVN encoded by the coding sequence ATGAAAAAGATTATATTATTAATTATTATATTTTCTTCATATTTATGTGCGGCAAATAATGCTAAAGATATTGAAGGTTTTTGGGCTATGCCTGATAAGCCTAAAGGGAGAATGAAAGTAGCTAAGATAATAGTAATTAATAATAAACTTTATGCCTATGCGATTGATTTTCAAGATGATGTAAAAACTACTCTCGATATTCATAATCCAGATAAAACTCTTAGAAACAAAGACCTTAGAGGGCTTACATTTATTTATGATGTAGAGTTTAAAGATGGTGAGTGGCAAACTGGAAGAATATATCATACAGACCAAGGAAGCTCATATTATGCTAAAATTACTTTGTCTGATGATAAAAAATCATTATCTCTAAAAGCTTCATTAGATAAAGGCGGAGTAGTTGGAGCAAGCGTAAAATGGACAAGGCTATCCGAAGAAGAAGCAAAAAAATATAATGATATTCCAATTAGCAGTTTAAGAACCGTAGAAGGCAAACCTGTAAATTAA
- a CDS encoding FAD-dependent oxidoreductase has product MKVIVIGCNHAGTWAAKTLKATDPNCQVVTYDRNDNISFLACGIALWVGGVVKDPKGLFYASPEGLKSEGIEVHMGHEVTKIDWANKKMTIKELKTGKEFEDNYDKLILATGSWPVTPPIEGLKQEGTTYGLKKGIFFSKLYQQGQEIIDEIAKPEIKRVMVVGAGYIGVELIEAFKNHGKEVILMEAMPRVMANYFDKEITDEAEKRIKDAGIEVHLGETVKKFEGDDRVKKVITDKGSYDVDMVVMSVGFRPNNELYKDYLETLPNGAIVVDTTMKTTKDPNVFAIGDCSTVYSRASEKQEYIALATNAVRMGIVAANNALGRHVEYCGTQGSNAICVFGYNMASTGWSEETAKKKGLKVKSNFFRDAERPEFMPTYEDVLVKIVYEEGTGRMLGAQIASKHNHAEAIHAFSLAIQKGMTVQEFALSDFFFLPHYNKPLSWMTMVAYTAK; this is encoded by the coding sequence ATGAAAGTAATAGTAATAGGTTGTAACCATGCCGGCACATGGGCTGCAAAAACTTTGAAAGCTACAGATCCTAATTGTCAAGTAGTAACTTATGATAGAAATGATAATATATCTTTCTTAGCTTGCGGTATCGCTCTTTGGGTTGGCGGTGTAGTAAAAGATCCTAAAGGTTTATTTTATGCTAGTCCTGAAGGTTTGAAAAGCGAAGGAATAGAAGTTCATATGGGTCATGAAGTAACAAAAATAGATTGGGCTAACAAAAAAATGACTATTAAAGAATTAAAAACTGGTAAAGAGTTTGAAGATAATTATGATAAACTTATTCTTGCTACTGGTTCTTGGCCTGTAACACCTCCTATTGAAGGTTTAAAACAAGAAGGCACTACTTATGGGCTTAAAAAAGGTATTTTCTTCTCTAAACTTTATCAGCAGGGACAAGAAATTATTGATGAGATAGCTAAACCAGAAATTAAAAGAGTTATGGTAGTTGGTGCTGGTTATATAGGTGTTGAACTTATAGAAGCTTTCAAAAATCATGGTAAAGAAGTTATCTTAATGGAAGCTATGCCTAGAGTTATGGCTAACTATTTTGATAAAGAGATTACTGATGAAGCTGAAAAAAGAATTAAAGATGCTGGTATAGAAGTACATTTAGGTGAGACTGTTAAGAAATTTGAAGGTGATGACAGAGTTAAAAAAGTTATTACTGACAAAGGTTCTTATGATGTAGATATGGTAGTTATGTCTGTAGGTTTCAGACCTAACAATGAACTTTATAAAGATTATTTAGAAACTTTACCTAATGGTGCTATAGTTGTAGATACTACTATGAAAACAACTAAAGACCCTAATGTGTTTGCTATTGGTGACTGTTCTACAGTATATTCAAGAGCTTCTGAAAAACAAGAATATATTGCTTTAGCTACTAATGCTGTTAGAATGGGTATAGTGGCAGCTAACAATGCTTTAGGCAGACATGTTGAATATTGCGGTACTCAGGGTTCTAATGCTATTTGCGTATTTGGATATAACATGGCTTCTACTGGTTGGTCTGAAGAGACTGCTAAGAAGAAAGGATTAAAAGTAAAATCTAATTTCTTTAGAGATGCTGAAAGACCAGAGTTTATGCCTACTTATGAAGATGTATTAGTAAAAATCGTATATGAAGAAGGTACTGGACGTATGTTAGGAGCTCAGATCGCTTCTAAACATAATCATGCTGAAGCAATACATGCATTCTCACTTGCTATACAAAAAGGTATGACAGTTCAAGAGTTTGCTCTTTCTGACTTCTTCTTCCTTCCTCACTATAACAAACCATTATCTTGGATGACTATGGTTGCTTATACTGCTAAATAA
- a CDS encoding peptide ABC transporter substrate-binding protein yields MKRNRFLKLLIILLSILFLSCHKEPKKILNEITVSVGGKPNSMDPSKTSSISSMIYINHLFENLTIKDENGNIIPGSAEKWISSNNNTIYVFYIRTNAKWADGFDLKADDFVYAWQRIVDPKTESPLAVYLENIKNAHEIINGNMDKEQLGVKALDDDTLYVELEYPVPYFDELVCHSAYTPLREDIVSKDENNWSLNADTMIGNGAFQIVRLDNYRLVVRKNTDYWNYTNIKADIINFEFINNPNEALSLIEKDELYFYNNIPIEKKDELFEKNIAKNAAKTSLYFYEINNEINPLSNPMVRKAISLAIDRNYIIEEIVKSDDIAASAIVPYNIKYNSKDFRKEDTNDYFSTKDYNNNIELAKKLLEQAGYKNTDDFPVINLFTDYGVHLEIANAIKKMLKENLNIDTIVIAKPFNEFIKIRRSGNFDMARRSWAGGYNHPMSFLSLLQKDYILNEGKYYNPLYDENIRNYLTTQDIKYLHSAEKIAIEDMAIIPLFYYNSIVMQSPKLINVTCDNFGVYNFKNAEIIEDTDN; encoded by the coding sequence ATGAAAAGAAATAGATTTTTGAAATTATTAATTATATTATTATCAATTTTATTTTTATCCTGCCACAAAGAGCCAAAAAAAATATTAAATGAAATAACTGTATCAGTTGGAGGAAAACCAAATTCAATGGACCCTTCAAAAACTTCTTCCATTAGCTCTATGATATATATAAACCATCTATTTGAAAATCTTACCATAAAAGATGAAAATGGAAATATAATACCAGGCTCAGCAGAAAAATGGATATCATCAAATAATAACACTATATATGTTTTTTATATAAGAACAAATGCTAAATGGGCTGATGGATTCGATTTAAAAGCTGATGATTTTGTGTATGCATGGCAAAGAATTGTTGATCCAAAAACAGAGTCCCCTTTAGCTGTATATTTAGAGAATATAAAAAATGCTCATGAAATAATAAATGGAAACATGGATAAAGAACAATTAGGAGTAAAGGCATTAGATGATGATACTTTATATGTTGAATTGGAATATCCTGTTCCATACTTTGATGAATTAGTATGCCATAGTGCCTACACTCCTTTGAGAGAGGATATAGTAAGCAAAGATGAAAATAATTGGTCTTTGAATGCTGATACTATGATTGGCAATGGCGCTTTTCAGATTGTGCGATTAGATAATTATAGACTTGTTGTAAGAAAAAATACAGATTATTGGAATTATACAAATATAAAAGCAGATATAATTAATTTTGAGTTTATAAATAATCCTAATGAAGCATTAAGCTTAATAGAAAAAGATGAATTATATTTTTATAATAATATACCTATAGAAAAAAAAGATGAATTGTTTGAAAAAAATATAGCAAAGAATGCAGCAAAAACTTCATTATATTTTTATGAAATAAATAATGAAATAAATCCGCTTTCAAATCCTATGGTGAGAAAAGCAATATCATTAGCTATAGATAGAAACTATATAATAGAAGAAATTGTTAAATCTGATGATATAGCAGCATCAGCAATAGTGCCGTATAATATAAAATATAATAGTAAAGATTTTAGAAAAGAAGATACAAACGATTATTTTTCCACTAAAGATTATAACAACAATATAGAATTAGCTAAAAAGTTATTAGAGCAAGCAGGATATAAAAATACCGATGATTTTCCTGTAATAAATCTTTTTACAGATTATGGAGTTCATTTAGAAATAGCTAATGCAATTAAAAAAATGCTCAAAGAAAATCTAAATATAGATACAATAGTCATTGCAAAACCATTTAATGAGTTTATAAAAATAAGAAGAAGCGGCAATTTTGATATGGCAAGACGCAGTTGGGCTGGCGGGTATAATCACCCTATGTCATTTTTATCATTACTACAAAAAGATTATATACTAAACGAAGGAAAATATTATAACCCTTTATATGATGAAAATATAAGGAACTATTTAACAACTCAAGATATAAAATATTTGCATTCAGCAGAAAAGATTGCTATAGAAGATATGGCTATAATACCTTTATTTTATTATAACAGCATAGTTATGCAAAGCCCAAAACTTATTAATGTTACATGCGACAATTTTGGTGTATACAATTTTAAGAATGCTGAGATTATTGAAGATACAGATAATTAA
- a CDS encoding gamma-glutamyl-gamma-aminobutyrate hydrolase family protein has protein sequence MNKIIAISGNILNENNSKKAFANDSYIQSVVRANGIPVIIPIIKDKDIIKKTIENVSGVLMTGGVDIHPFYFNQEPHPKIGTISKERDEFDFAVLDYAFKMKKPILGICRGLQLINVYFGGDLIQDIESQTKSNILHSQTAPTDVATHKIKIDKNSMLYDLLGEESEVNSFHHQAIGKAAKDFNIAAKANDGIIEAIEYKDKNHFILALQWHPELMSENDIKMQNIFNKFIFICENNK, from the coding sequence ATGAATAAAATTATAGCAATATCTGGAAATATATTAAATGAAAATAACAGCAAAAAAGCATTTGCAAATGATTCCTATATACAATCAGTTGTAAGGGCTAATGGAATACCTGTTATAATACCAATAATAAAAGATAAAGACATAATAAAAAAAACGATAGAAAATGTATCAGGCGTCCTTATGACAGGCGGGGTTGACATTCACCCATTCTATTTTAATCAAGAACCGCACCCTAAAATTGGAACTATATCAAAAGAAAGAGATGAGTTTGATTTTGCAGTACTCGATTATGCATTCAAAATGAAAAAACCTATCTTAGGAATATGCAGAGGATTGCAGCTTATTAATGTTTATTTTGGAGGAGATTTAATTCAAGATATAGAATCTCAAACCAAAAGCAATATACTACATTCTCAAACTGCTCCAACGGATGTTGCAACACATAAAATAAAAATAGATAAAAACTCTATGCTTTATGATTTATTAGGTGAAGAAAGTGAAGTTAATAGTTTTCATCATCAGGCAATAGGAAAAGCAGCTAAAGATTTTAATATTGCAGCAAAGGCTAATGACGGTATTATAGAAGCTATAGAATATAAAGACAAAAATCATTTTATATTGGCCCTCCAATGGCACCCAGAATTAATGTCTGAAAACGATATAAAAATGCAAAATATATTTAATAAATTTATTTTTATTTGTGAAAATAATAAATAA
- a CDS encoding ABC transporter ATP-binding protein, whose amino-acid sequence MSIILKVENLKMYYHTSKGNVKAINDISFDIEEGETLGIVGESGCGKTSLATSLLRMPSPPGKYEGGKIILDGEDIIPLKEEYIRKNIRWSKISMVFQGAMNSLTPVYTIGYQMLETLNRHIDMNKNDAYKLIKEYLGYVGLHHSVMDRYPHELSGGMKQRVVIAAALFLKPKLIILDEPTTALDVIVQAQIINLLKKLKKDFNLSFIFITHDLALEAEISDRVCVMYGGKIAELAKSEDIYNNPKHPYTKRLLAATPRLKTTVAKLDFIEGTPPDLLNPPKGCMFYDRCKEKIDKCKNEEPILKNMGNKHLCACHLIN is encoded by the coding sequence ATGTCAATTATATTAAAAGTAGAAAATCTCAAGATGTATTATCACACATCTAAAGGCAATGTAAAAGCTATTAACGATATTAGTTTCGATATAGAAGAAGGAGAAACTTTAGGCATTGTTGGAGAATCAGGCTGCGGAAAAACATCTCTTGCCACATCTCTTTTAAGAATGCCCTCCCCTCCCGGAAAATATGAAGGCGGAAAAATTATATTAGATGGTGAAGATATAATACCGCTTAAAGAAGAATATATAAGAAAAAATATAAGATGGTCAAAAATATCTATGGTTTTTCAAGGAGCTATGAACTCTCTCACTCCTGTATATACTATAGGATATCAAATGCTTGAAACATTAAATAGGCATATTGATATGAATAAAAATGATGCCTATAAACTTATAAAAGAATATTTAGGATATGTTGGTCTTCATCATAGCGTAATGGATAGATACCCTCATGAGCTTTCTGGAGGAATGAAGCAAAGAGTTGTAATAGCAGCTGCATTGTTTTTAAAACCTAAATTAATAATATTAGATGAACCTACCACTGCATTAGATGTTATAGTGCAGGCTCAAATAATAAATCTATTAAAAAAACTAAAAAAAGATTTTAATTTATCATTTATATTTATTACTCATGATTTAGCATTAGAAGCAGAGATATCTGATAGGGTTTGCGTAATGTATGGAGGAAAAATAGCAGAACTTGCAAAAAGTGAAGATATTTATAATAACCCAAAACACCCATACACAAAAAGATTATTAGCAGCAACTCCAAGACTTAAAACAACTGTTGCTAAATTAGATTTTATAGAAGGCACTCCTCCTGATTTACTTAATCCGCCAAAAGGATGCATGTTTTATGACCGATGTAAAGAAAAAATAGATAAATGCAAAAATGAAGAACCCATATTAAAAAATATGGGAAATAAACATTTATGTGCATGCCATTTGATTAATTAG